The following are encoded in a window of Proteiniborus sp. DW1 genomic DNA:
- the trmD gene encoding tRNA (guanosine(37)-N1)-methyltransferase TrmD: protein MKIDILTLFPEMFTNFIDASIIGRAVNKNIVTINCINIRDFSKDKHRRVDDYPFGGGAGMVMSPEPIYNAISSVKSEKSKIIYLTPKGRTYNQHIANNLSLEEHIILLCGHYEGIDNRVVEAYIDDEISIGDYVLTGGEIAAMAVVDSIVRLLPGVLNNQQSFVDDSHFNGLLEYPQYTRPRIFNGMEVPEVLLSGNHEKINKWRKYESLKITYERRPDMIEAKNLDKEQQEMLKDIIKSTMNASVDNNNLENKNKL, encoded by the coding sequence ATGAAAATAGATATACTTACGCTATTTCCTGAAATGTTTACTAATTTTATAGATGCAAGTATCATTGGAAGAGCTGTAAATAAAAATATTGTTACAATTAATTGCATAAATATTAGAGATTTTTCCAAGGATAAGCATAGAAGAGTTGATGATTATCCCTTTGGAGGAGGAGCTGGAATGGTTATGAGCCCAGAACCCATATATAATGCAATTAGCTCCGTTAAAAGTGAAAAAAGCAAGATAATTTATCTCACGCCTAAAGGAAGAACCTATAATCAGCATATTGCTAATAATCTATCATTGGAAGAGCATATTATTCTTTTATGTGGACATTATGAAGGTATTGATAATAGAGTAGTTGAGGCTTATATAGATGATGAAATATCTATTGGAGATTATGTTTTAACTGGCGGAGAAATAGCAGCAATGGCAGTAGTGGATTCTATAGTTAGACTACTACCCGGGGTTTTAAATAATCAACAATCCTTTGTAGATGATTCTCACTTTAATGGTCTATTAGAATATCCTCAATATACAAGACCAAGAATATTTAATGGCATGGAAGTTCCTGAGGTTTTGTTATCTGGAAATCATGAAAAAATTAATAAGTGGAGAAAATATGAATCCTTAAAGATAACTTATGAGAGAAGGCCAGATATGATTGAGGCTAAGAACCTTGATAAAGAGCAGCAGGAAATGCTAAAAGATATAATTAAAAGCACTATGAATGCTTCTGTAGATAACAATAATCTAGAAAATAAAAATAAGTTGTAA
- a CDS encoding KH domain-containing protein — MRELVEILAKSLVDNPDEVVVNEIEGTQSIIIELKVAPEDMGKVIGKQGRIAKAIRTLVKAAAIKENKRVVVEIIQ; from the coding sequence ATGAGAGAATTAGTTGAAATACTTGCGAAATCACTTGTTGATAATCCAGACGAAGTTGTAGTTAATGAAATAGAAGGTACTCAATCAATTATCATTGAGTTAAAGGTAGCCCCAGAAGACATGGGAAAGGTTATAGGAAAACAAGGCAGAATAGCTAAAGCAATAAGAACCTTAGTAAAAGCTGCAGCAATAAAGGAAAATAAAAGAGTAGTAGTAGAAATTATACAATAG
- the rplS gene encoding 50S ribosomal protein L19 codes for MDIIKMLEQEQINNEVIDFNVGDTVQVHYRIKEGNRERIQVFEGTVLKRQGGGLGETFTVRRISYGVGVERTFPLHSPKIEKLVVVRRGKVRRAKLHYLRERQGKSAKVKEKTDY; via the coding sequence ATGGACATCATTAAAATGCTTGAGCAAGAACAAATCAATAATGAAGTTATTGACTTTAATGTAGGAGATACTGTACAAGTACACTATAGAATTAAGGAAGGTAACAGAGAGAGAATCCAAGTCTTTGAAGGAACTGTACTTAAAAGACAAGGTGGAGGATTAGGAGAAACTTTTACTGTAAGAAGAATTTCTTATGGAGTAGGAGTTGAAAGAACATTCCCTTTACACTCACCAAAGATAGAGAAGCTTGTTGTAGTTAGAAGAGGTAAGGTGAGAAGAGCTAAACTTCACTATTTAAGAGAAAGACAAGGTAAATCAGCAAAGGTTAAAGAAAAAACAGACTATTAA
- the ffh gene encoding signal recognition particle protein — protein MVFEGLAEKLQNALGKLKGKGKLSEKDVDNAMREVKLALLEADVNFKVVKNFVNTVKERAIGHEVMESLTPGQQVIKIVNEELTKLMGEKESKIEFSNTPPTVIMMCGLQGAGKTTTSGKLGALLKKKGKRPLLVACDVYRPAAIKQLEVVGEKVGVPVFTMGDKQNPVNIAKAAIEHGKKNGNDLIIIDTAGRLHIDEDLMEELENIKSQVKPSEILLVVDAMTGQDAVTVAESFNDKLGITGVVLTKLDGDARGGAALSIRTVTNKPIKFVGMGEKLDQLETFYPDRMASRILGMGDMLTLIEKAQASFDEKKALELEKKLRSQQFTFEDFLDQLQQMKNMGPMSQILEMIPGVNSKQLKNLNVDEKELVHIEAIIQSMTKDERQNPSIIDGSRRKRIAKGSGTSIQEVNKLLKQFNETKKMLKKFSGMEKTMKKRGRFGLPF, from the coding sequence ATGCGAGAGGTAAAGCTTGCTCTTTTGGAGGCTGATGTTAACTTTAAAGTCGTTAAAAACTTTGTAAACACAGTTAAAGAAAGAGCCATAGGTCATGAGGTTATGGAAAGTTTAACACCTGGACAACAAGTTATTAAAATAGTAAACGAAGAATTGACGAAATTAATGGGTGAAAAGGAAAGCAAAATAGAATTTTCAAATACACCACCAACGGTAATAATGATGTGTGGACTTCAAGGAGCAGGTAAAACTACTACTTCTGGGAAATTAGGTGCATTATTAAAGAAAAAAGGTAAAAGACCATTATTGGTGGCTTGTGACGTATACAGACCTGCTGCTATAAAACAGCTTGAAGTCGTTGGTGAAAAAGTTGGTGTACCTGTTTTTACTATGGGTGATAAGCAAAACCCAGTTAACATAGCTAAGGCTGCAATAGAGCATGGAAAGAAAAATGGAAATGACCTTATTATTATAGATACTGCTGGTAGACTTCATATTGATGAAGATTTAATGGAAGAGCTAGAAAATATTAAGAGTCAGGTCAAGCCTAGTGAAATCTTATTAGTTGTTGATGCAATGACTGGCCAAGATGCTGTTACAGTCGCTGAATCTTTTAATGATAAGCTAGGAATCACTGGAGTGGTACTTACAAAGCTTGATGGTGATGCAAGAGGTGGAGCAGCACTTTCTATTAGGACAGTAACTAACAAGCCTATCAAATTTGTTGGTATGGGAGAAAAACTAGATCAGTTAGAAACCTTTTATCCTGATAGAATGGCTTCTAGAATATTGGGTATGGGTGACATGTTAACCTTAATAGAGAAGGCTCAAGCCAGCTTTGATGAAAAGAAAGCTTTAGAGCTTGAAAAAAAATTGCGTAGTCAGCAATTTACTTTTGAGGATTTTCTTGATCAATTGCAGCAAATGAAAAACATGGGACCTATGAGTCAAATACTAGAAATGATACCAGGTGTAAATTCAAAGCAGTTAAAGAACCTTAACGTAGATGAAAAAGAATTAGTTCATATAGAAGCGATTATTCAATCCATGACTAAAGATGAAAGACAAAATCCATCAATTATTGATGGTAGCAGAAGGAAAAGAATTGCAAAAGGAAGTGGAACTAGTATTCAAGAGGTAAACAAACTACTTAAGCAGTTTAATGAGACCAAGAAAATGCTTAAGAAATTTTCAGGAATGGAAAAAACCATGAAGAAAAGAGGAAGGTTTGGCTTACCCTTTTAA
- the rimM gene encoding ribosome maturation factor RimM (Essential for efficient processing of 16S rRNA), protein MEYIRVGKIVNTHGIKGDVKVLPLTDDIKRFEKLKSVYIEDDKSCMYIERVWYSKGFVMLKFRGYDNINDVLKYKDKYIVIHEKDAIKLPEDSYFIYQIIGIRVFCTDGKELGEIVEVLQPGSNDVYVIKGMDINNNTEKEYLIPAVKDVVKYINIEDKKMIIEPIEGLIE, encoded by the coding sequence ATGGAATATATTCGAGTTGGTAAAATAGTTAATACACATGGAATTAAGGGAGACGTCAAAGTATTGCCATTGACAGACGACATTAAGCGATTTGAAAAATTGAAGTCAGTATATATAGAAGATGATAAAAGTTGCATGTATATAGAGAGAGTTTGGTATAGTAAAGGTTTTGTAATGTTAAAGTTTAGGGGATATGATAATATTAATGATGTATTGAAGTATAAGGATAAATACATAGTAATTCATGAGAAAGATGCAATAAAACTACCTGAAGACTCATATTTCATATATCAAATAATTGGGATTAGGGTTTTTTGTACAGATGGAAAAGAGTTAGGAGAGATAGTAGAAGTTTTACAACCTGGAAGCAATGACGTTTATGTCATTAAAGGGATGGATATAAATAATAACACTGAAAAAGAATATTTGATACCAGCTGTTAAGGATGTTGTTAAATATATTAATATAGAGGACAAAAAAATGATAATAGAACCTATTGAAGGGCTGATTGAATGA
- the rpsP gene encoding 30S ribosomal protein S16 — protein MAVKIRLTRMGSKKKPFYRIVVADSRSPRDGRFIEEIGYYNPIAEPKEVVIDDEKAIKWLNSGAKPTDTVNFLFKNNGIIEKYEATKKAE, from the coding sequence ATGGCAGTAAAGATCAGATTAACAAGAATGGGTTCAAAGAAAAAACCTTTCTATAGAATTGTAGTAGCAGATTCTCGTTCACCAAGAGATGGTAGATTTATCGAGGAGATTGGGTACTATAATCCAATAGCAGAGCCTAAAGAAGTTGTTATTGATGATGAAAAAGCAATAAAATGGTTAAATAGTGGTGCTAAACCAACTGACACTGTTAACTTCTTATTCAAGAACAATGGAATTATTGAAAAATATGAAGCTACAAAGAAAGCTGAATAA